The Deltaproteobacteria bacterium genomic sequence GCACCAGCCAGGAACGCGTCACGCCATTCCGACAGCGTCGCCGCCGTCACGCCCAGCTCGCGAGAGACGGCATCCAGCGCCTCGCCCTTGAGCAAGCGCACCACCGCCTCGAACTTCCGCTTCGACGAGAACCGACCGCGATCTTCCTTCGTCCGCTTCGACATCGACACCTCCGTCGAGGCCCATCTTGGCCTCAGCAAGGTGTCTCAAGAAATCGTGACGCGGGGGAGGAGCAGTCCGTCTGGTTCGCCGTCGATCCGCGGCTCCGCATCTTTCATCAGGCCGAGGTCGTCGACGGCGTCCGAATCCAATTCAAGTCCGGGATGCAGTAAGGCCGGGTGCATTCCCGCTCGCCGCACGGGCGAGCGGGAATCACGCCCGTGCTCTAGATGGGAAGTGCGCCGCAGACACTCGGCAGATTCTGGGCGAGGTCGGTGCACTGCGACTGGCCCTGACACGCCGCGAGCTGGCCGGCGCACGTGCCGCCGAGCGAACAAGTCTGGCAAGCCTGACAGGCACTGGTGTTGGTCGAGGAGCTGTCGCAGGAATCGAACGTCGCCGGCGCAGACAGGCACCCCGCGTTCGCGCCATCGCACGAGGTGTAGCAGGCCGTGCAGTACACGCAATCGAGCAGGTCGTTGTACGGCTGGACGCCCGCCGCGTCGACGGTGGAGGCGCAGGTGACGCAGTCACTCTGCGTCCCGCACGTCCCGCAGTCGTTGATGGTCGACGGATTGGCGCAGCTCGGTCCCGTCGAGCCGGTGCTCCCCGAGGTCGAGCCGCTGCCCGAGGTGCCGCCCGTGCCCGTGGGGCTGCACGACATCGGATCAGACGGGTTCTGCACCCCGCAGGCGTTCTGCAAGCAGGCCGCGCACTGCGGCAGCGCGGGGACGCCGTCGCAGAAGTTCGGGGTGTTGGGGTTGCCGTTCAACTGACTCGAGCAGATGTCCGCGCATCCCCCCGCGGACAGGAGATCGACGCACGCGCACTGGAAGCACGAGGTTCCGCCCGTGGTGGAGCCGCCGCTCGAGCTGCCCGCCGTGGACCCGCTCGAGGTCGAGCCGCTCGACGTTCCGGAGCTGGAGCCGCTGCTCGAAGAGGAGGAGGTGCTTCCCGAGGAGCTGCTGGTCGAGCTGGACGAGCTGCTGCTCGAGCTGGACGAGGCGGTGGTGGAGGCCGACCCGCTCGAGGCGCTCGCGCTGGTGGAGCCGGCG encodes the following:
- a CDS encoding helix-turn-helix domain-containing protein; translation: MSKRTKEDRGRFSSKRKFEAVVRLLKGEALDAVSRELGVTAATLSEWRDAFLAGAEANLKSREPSPADEENLRLKAKVGELTMKVELLEEK